One Thiocapsa sp. genomic window carries:
- a CDS encoding FAD-binding domain-containing protein produces MRQSGRLGDAPQAETPTRAAGLARLASFVPYAAVYARERNRVVPPHDRVSRLSPYLRHRLILEREAVAAVLDAHPRDAVDKFVSEVLWRNYWKGWLEHRPHVWDAYLDQLRRDRDGLAGTASIGYAEVIAGRSGIACFDAWARELTETGYLHNHARMWFASIWIFTLRLPWALGAAFFLRHLLDGDPASNTLSWRWVAGLHTRGKHYLARAENIARYTDGRFDPKGELDEQALPLTEPPLDLTPRVLPALVELNTELPSGLLLTPEDLAPEVSHLSKLGFRGVAGGWDETVGEDLDLAPPVVDFSRVAIADALSRAEAHFAAPLKSLDKTEWQADAEAWARGLGVRQVVTLETPVGRWRERLEQLDGRLARHGIALVRARRTWDSSLWPGATRGFFPFREQARRQARLEGFTRIAQPQPG; encoded by the coding sequence ATGCGACAATCCGGTAGGCTCGGCGATGCCCCGCAGGCCGAGACGCCGACTCGGGCCGCCGGCCTTGCGCGTCTGGCGTCCTTCGTCCCGTACGCGGCGGTCTATGCCCGCGAGCGCAATCGGGTCGTCCCGCCGCATGATCGGGTCTCGCGGCTCTCGCCTTACTTACGGCATCGTCTGATCCTGGAGCGCGAGGCGGTCGCCGCGGTTCTGGACGCCCATCCGCGGGATGCCGTCGACAAGTTTGTTTCCGAGGTGCTGTGGCGGAACTACTGGAAAGGCTGGCTCGAGCACCGCCCGCACGTCTGGGACGCCTATCTGGACCAGCTCCGGCGCGACCGCGACGGACTCGCGGGGACGGCGTCGATCGGCTATGCCGAGGTGATCGCGGGCCGGAGCGGGATCGCTTGTTTCGATGCCTGGGCCCGGGAGCTGACCGAGACCGGCTATCTGCACAATCATGCCCGCATGTGGTTCGCGAGCATCTGGATCTTCACGTTGCGTCTGCCCTGGGCACTCGGTGCGGCCTTCTTCCTGCGTCATCTGCTGGACGGTGATCCAGCCTCGAACACACTCTCGTGGCGCTGGGTCGCGGGGCTCCACACGCGCGGCAAGCACTATCTGGCGCGGGCCGAGAACATCGCCCGCTACACCGACGGGCGCTTCGACCCCAAGGGCGAGCTCGACGAGCAGGCATTGCCCCTGACCGAGCCGCCACTCGATCTCACGCCGCGTGTGCTCCCCGCGTTGGTCGAGCTGAACACGGAACTTCCGAGCGGGCTGCTGTTGACGCCGGAGGATCTCGCCCCGGAGGTCTCGCACCTGTCGAAGCTCGGATTTCGAGGTGTGGCCGGGGGCTGGGACGAGACGGTCGGGGAGGACCTCGACCTGGCACCTCCGGTCGTCGACTTCTCGCGGGTTGCGATTGCCGATGCCCTGTCTCGGGCCGAGGCCCATTTCGCGGCGCCGTTAAAGTCCCTGGACAAGACCGAATGGCAGGCCGATGCCGAGGCATGGGCGCGCGGCCTTGGGGTGCGCCAAGTCGTCACGCTCGAAACGCCGGTCGGCCGATGGCGTGAGCGTCTCGAGCAGCTTGACGGGCGACTCGCCCGGCACGGCATCGCGCTCGTCCGCGCCCGCCGGACCTGGGACAGCAGTCTTTGGCCCGGCGCGACCCGTGGCTTTTTCCCCTTCCGCGAGCAGGCCCGCCGCCAAGCCCGACTCGAAGGTTTTACGCGCATCGCTCAGCCTCAACCCGGATGA
- a CDS encoding CopG family antitoxin, translated as MSDNNSLKTLPALTSDEDAERFLDEADLTEYDLSDFKSAGFEFEKKSAWVNICLPGPLLDAVKARAQARGMPYQHFIREAIERALDHRES; from the coding sequence ATGAGCGACAACAACAGTCTCAAGACGCTGCCCGCACTCACGAGCGACGAGGACGCGGAGCGATTCCTCGACGAAGCCGATCTGACCGAGTATGACCTGAGCGATTTCAAATCTGCCGGGTTCGAATTCGAGAAGAAGTCGGCGTGGGTGAACATATGCCTGCCGGGGCCACTCTTGGATGCGGTCAAGGCACGCGCGCAGGCTCGCGGCATGCCGTATCAGCATTTCATCCGCGAGGCGATCGAACGCGCGTTGGATCACCGGGAGTCTTGA
- a CDS encoding type II toxin-antitoxin system ParD family antitoxin — protein MPTVEKITIALTKEIADNVRAAVDAGDYASTSEVIREALRDWQLKRTSQQEQVEHLRRLWQAGLASGSAGRLDMAEIKREARKVKASR, from the coding sequence ATGCCTACCGTCGAAAAGATCACCATCGCACTCACCAAAGAGATCGCCGACAATGTCCGCGCTGCGGTCGACGCCGGCGATTATGCCTCCACGAGCGAGGTCATTCGCGAGGCTCTGCGCGACTGGCAACTCAAGCGCACGTCGCAACAGGAGCAGGTCGAACACCTACGCCGTTTGTGGCAGGCGGGGCTCGCTAGCGGTTCGGCCGGCCGGCTCGATATGGCCGAAATCAAACGCGAGGCACGCAAGGTCAAAGCCTCGCGCTGA
- a CDS encoding GAF domain-containing protein yields the protein MSQHPPIVVDSCSSPQPSEAIPAGLYLLQVDADGHPSFRFVTERLLAMLDLPREVVLADARTVFQRVHPEDYPAFLALNQQVFTAPRPFLWEGRVVVRGVTRWWRLESLPRPLQDGRMLWEGVAIDITDAKELEAARRVGEARFERLLHFAPVPLGNLDRVHRTRFYNALFTKTYGYSESDLPDEQRWWELAYPDLAYRRQMRGRWDAALAALAAGDPSQLPFDAEVTCKNGKRRAVEIHYAVLDDGFLGAFVDVTERRRAQRRERAVQAILRDILNDQLSEDILVDPAWAPYRELAARAGLRTCWSEPVLAKDGEVLATFALYAGQPRTPRAREIAQIAGAASLAGLAIERARARGPGPAQRLRGGGARHLPDVLTPITHLSMLHFFGYSQPTPGPIPRSRAPPGH from the coding sequence ATGTCCCAGCACCCACCAATCGTCGTCGATTCTTGCTCATCGCCCCAACCTTCCGAGGCCATACCCGCCGGCCTGTATCTGTTGCAGGTGGATGCCGACGGCCACCCCTCCTTCCGCTTCGTCACGGAACGGCTTCTCGCCATGCTCGACCTGCCCCGAGAGGTGGTTCTCGCCGACGCGCGAACGGTGTTCCAGCGGGTGCACCCGGAGGATTATCCGGCGTTCCTGGCGCTGAATCAGCAGGTCTTCACCGCCCCGCGGCCTTTCTTGTGGGAGGGCCGGGTCGTGGTCCGAGGCGTGACCCGCTGGTGGCGCCTGGAGTCGTTGCCGCGCCCGCTCCAGGACGGGCGCATGCTCTGGGAAGGGGTTGCCATCGACATCACGGACGCCAAGGAATTGGAGGCCGCGCGGCGGGTTGGAGAGGCGCGCTTCGAGCGCCTGCTGCACTTTGCGCCGGTCCCCCTGGGCAATCTCGATCGGGTACACCGGACTCGCTTCTACAACGCGCTCTTCACCAAGACCTACGGCTACAGCGAGTCCGATCTGCCCGACGAGCAGCGCTGGTGGGAGCTGGCCTATCCAGACCTGGCGTACCGCCGTCAGATGCGCGGGCGCTGGGACGCCGCGCTCGCCGCGCTGGCCGCGGGGGATCCCAGCCAACTGCCGTTCGACGCGGAGGTGACCTGTAAGAACGGCAAGAGGCGGGCGGTCGAGATCCACTACGCGGTGCTCGACGACGGATTTCTCGGTGCCTTCGTCGATGTCACCGAACGGCGGCGTGCGCAGCGGCGTGAGCGCGCGGTGCAAGCGATCCTGCGCGACATCCTGAACGACCAACTCAGCGAGGACATCCTCGTGGATCCGGCCTGGGCGCCCTATCGGGAGCTTGCCGCCAGGGCCGGTCTGCGAACCTGCTGGTCGGAGCCGGTGCTGGCCAAGGATGGCGAGGTCCTCGCCACCTTTGCCCTCTATGCCGGGCAGCCACGGACCCCGCGTGCGCGGGAGATCGCCCAGATTGCGGGCGCCGCCAGCCTGGCCGGACTTGCGATCGAGCGCGCGCGCGCGCGAGGACCTGGCCCGGCGCAACGCCTGCGAGGAGGCGGTGCGCGACATCTCCCGGATGTTCTGACCCCGATCACGCACCTGTCGATGCTGCACTTCTTCGGATACAGTCAACCGACGCCCGGTCCGATACCTCGTTCACGTGCTCCACCCGGTCATTAA
- a CDS encoding type II toxin-antitoxin system RelE/ParE family toxin produces MHDVTISNQAREDLIAIWEYVADNNPSAADRLLDMLDARIDRLADHPFLGPARPDIARDFRYLVCDNYLILYRALADAVEIVRVLHGARNLTAIFTDIDPLP; encoded by the coding sequence ATGCACGATGTCACCATCAGCAACCAGGCACGAGAGGATCTCATCGCTATTTGGGAGTACGTCGCCGACAACAACCCGTCCGCCGCCGATCGCCTGCTCGACATGCTCGATGCGCGGATCGACCGCCTTGCCGATCATCCCTTCCTCGGCCCTGCGCGACCGGACATCGCCCGCGACTTCCGCTATCTCGTCTGCGACAACTACCTCATCCTCTACCGAGCTCTCGCCGATGCGGTCGAGATCGTCCGTGTCCTCCACGGCGCGCGAAACCTAACGGCGATTTTCACGGACATCGACCCCCTGCCCTGA
- a CDS encoding IS1595 family transposase, which translates to MSETHKEPFQQFGTEAQCVAALERMRWPDGFRCPSCGGAANCVLHGSPRKTFQCNACHHQTSLIAGTLFEATKLRLTVWFLAIDLIGEAKTGLSALALKRDLGVGYPTAWLIHHKLMQAMVEREAATVLCGTVQVDDAYLGGELVGGTAGRGSENKVPFIGAVSLNDQGHPLRAKFTPVSGFTRAAIAQWAGANLAPTSTVVSDGLACFAGVTDIGCTHQPTVVGTRKPKELPMFHWINTVLGNLKTRFSGAYHSFDFGEYAERYLGTIAYRFNRRFDLRALPIRLLVTATACGPRPESWIRRVADVPC; encoded by the coding sequence CTGTCCGAAACACATAAAGAGCCTTTTCAACAGTTCGGCACCGAGGCCCAGTGCGTGGCGGCGCTGGAGCGCATGCGCTGGCCGGACGGGTTTCGCTGTCCGAGCTGCGGCGGGGCGGCGAACTGCGTGCTGCACGGCAGCCCCCGCAAGACCTTCCAGTGCAATGCCTGCCATCACCAGACCTCGCTGATCGCCGGGACGCTGTTCGAGGCTACCAAACTGAGACTGACCGTCTGGTTCCTGGCCATTGATCTCATCGGTGAGGCCAAGACCGGCCTGTCGGCCCTGGCGCTGAAGCGCGATCTCGGGGTCGGCTATCCAACCGCCTGGCTGATTCATCACAAGCTGATGCAGGCGATGGTCGAGCGCGAGGCCGCCACCGTGCTGTGCGGAACCGTGCAGGTCGACGACGCCTATCTCGGCGGCGAACTGGTCGGCGGCACCGCGGGACGGGGCTCGGAGAACAAAGTTCCCTTCATCGGCGCGGTCTCTCTCAATGACCAAGGTCATCCCCTGCGCGCCAAGTTCACTCCAGTGTCCGGCTTCACCCGCGCCGCCATCGCTCAGTGGGCGGGCGCGAACCTCGCCCCCACCAGCACCGTCGTCTCCGATGGCCTGGCCTGCTTCGCCGGCGTCACCGACATCGGCTGCACCCACCAGCCGACCGTCGTCGGGACGCGCAAACCCAAGGAGTTGCCCATGTTCCACTGGATCAACACCGTCCTGGGCAATCTCAAGACCCGCTTCAGCGGGGCATACCACAGCTTCGATTTCGGAGAATACGCCGAGCGCTACCTCGGCACGATCGCCTATCGGTTTAATCGCCGCTTCGATCTGCGCGCCCTGCCGATCCGCCTGCTGGTGACAGCGACGGCTTGCGGTCCCCGCCCCGAATCGTGGATCCGGCGCGTGGCTGACGTTCCTTGCTAA
- a CDS encoding transposase yields MMLNIQNLIDDAKCYDTIRALRWPDGVRCAHCHSAAVTKQGRDTTQPERRKYLCKDCGRWFDDLSETIFARHHQPLRTWVLCLYFMGLNLSNRQIGIELDLNKDDAQRMTRQLREGIEAKQPPPLLTGEVEADEVYVVAGHKGHPEAVKKNNAKGGVAA; encoded by the coding sequence ATGATGTTGAACATACAGAACCTGATCGACGATGCGAAGTGCTACGACACCATCCGTGCTTTGCGCTGGCCGGACGGAGTGCGCTGTGCGCATTGCCACTCGGCAGCCGTCACCAAGCAGGGCCGGGACACCACGCAGCCGGAGCGCCGAAAATACCTCTGCAAGGACTGCGGACGCTGGTTCGACGATCTGAGCGAGACGATTTTCGCGCGACACCATCAGCCGCTGCGCACCTGGGTGCTGTGTTTGTACTTCATGGGATTGAACCTGTCCAACCGGCAGATCGGCATTGAGCTGGACCTGAACAAGGACGACGCCCAACGCATGACCCGGCAGTTGCGCGAGGGCATCGAGGCGAAGCAGCCGCCGCCGCTCCTCACGGGCGAAGTGGAGGCCGACGAGGTGTACGTCGTCGCCGGTCACAAGGGACATCCGGAAGCGGTAAAAAAAAACAACGCAAAGGGCGGCGTCGCCGCCTGA
- a CDS encoding DUF433 domain-containing protein, with translation MKALPKITIAPSVCGGRPCIRGMRIRVSDILGMLAAGASPSEILEDYPYLEAEDIAAALDDAARQTDHLIPRLA, from the coding sequence ATGAAGGCACTGCCGAAAATCACGATCGCCCCAAGTGTTTGCGGCGGCCGACCCTGTATCAGGGGCATGCGGATTCGCGTGTCGGACATCCTCGGTATGCTGGCCGCCGGGGCGTCTCCGTCGGAGATCCTGGAGGACTATCCCTACCTTGAGGCGGAGGACATCGCAGCGGCCCTGGACGATGCCGCCCGTCAGACCGACCACCTCATTCCGCGCTTAGCCTGA
- a CDS encoding phospholipase D-like domain-containing anti-phage protein, with translation MINRFSSRRIRLDHSFLAKRLRGARGYDRIAGFFSSSIMEVAGEELESVSGPVRLVCNSIIAPKDIETAKKAAQAAMRREWCDAQPERLPDAAKPRLQRLYDFLASGKLQVRVLPDAIFGLIHGKAGVITLADGRRTAFLGSVNESLTAWRLNYELLWEDDSEDAVAWVREEFDSLWHSPFAVELADAVVQDIQRLAVRSVIPDLAEWRGQPDPAAAVIESPVYRKEVGLWEHQKHFVKIAFDAHRGAHGARFVLADQVGLGKTIQLAMAAQLMALVGDKPVLILAPKPLIWQWQGELNTLLDMPSAVWDGRGWVDENGIEYPSAGPESIRKCPRRVGIVSTGLIVAGSEIRDWLLNGRYACVILDEAHRARRRNLGPGKEYDPAEPNNLLRFLWDISPRTRSLLLATATPVQIHPIEAWDLLDALARGSDAVLGGYGSPWRQPRHALGLLLGREEPPTEDADRWAWMRNPLPPAAEGPDYSALRRALRLSDADLMATGGSFDRLRPPDRARVRRLFPRFLEQSNPFIRHIVLRTREYLETTIDPESGEPFLKPVEVRLHGERDEDAIALPPFLEDAYHLAEAFCGLLAERANAGFFRTLLLRRVGSTIEAGRRTVEKLLTEWATLDEDEDDEDTLSQLRTLTSAERALLQRFLKALEANQERDPKYRIVRSLLLEQGWRELGCIIFSQYFDSVIWLANQLTAEIPEEEIGIYAGARRSGIMHKGVFTGAARELIKERVRTGEIRVLIGTDAASEGLNLQRLGTLINLDLPWNPSRLEQRKGRIQRIGQLRDTVDVYNMRYAGSVEDRVHELLSERLENIANLFGQIPDILEDVWIDIALGEIDRAKRTIDAVPKQHPFELRYHRVEKVDWESCSRVLDTDVRKRFLMTGWST, from the coding sequence ATGATCAACCGCTTCTCGTCTCGCCGCATTCGGCTCGATCACAGCTTTCTTGCAAAGCGTCTGCGCGGCGCGCGGGGCTACGACCGCATCGCCGGCTTTTTCTCGTCATCGATCATGGAGGTCGCGGGCGAGGAGCTGGAGTCCGTCTCCGGCCCGGTCCGCCTGGTCTGCAACTCGATCATCGCTCCGAAGGACATCGAGACGGCGAAGAAGGCCGCCCAGGCCGCGATGCGTCGGGAGTGGTGCGATGCACAGCCGGAGCGCCTGCCGGACGCGGCGAAACCCCGGTTGCAGCGTCTTTATGACTTCCTCGCCAGCGGCAAGCTGCAGGTCAGGGTGCTTCCCGATGCGATCTTCGGACTGATCCACGGCAAGGCCGGCGTGATCACCTTGGCGGACGGGAGACGCACCGCCTTTCTCGGCAGCGTCAACGAGTCGCTCACGGCCTGGCGTCTGAACTACGAGCTGCTGTGGGAGGATGACTCCGAGGACGCGGTGGCCTGGGTGCGGGAGGAGTTCGACAGCCTCTGGCATTCGCCCTTTGCGGTCGAGCTGGCCGATGCGGTGGTGCAGGATATCCAGCGGCTCGCGGTGCGCTCGGTCATTCCGGACCTTGCCGAGTGGCGTGGCCAGCCCGATCCGGCGGCCGCCGTGATCGAGTCGCCGGTCTATCGCAAGGAGGTCGGGCTTTGGGAGCATCAGAAGCACTTCGTGAAGATCGCCTTCGACGCGCATAGGGGCGCTCACGGCGCGCGCTTTGTCCTGGCGGACCAGGTCGGGCTCGGCAAGACCATCCAACTCGCCATGGCGGCCCAGCTCATGGCTCTGGTCGGCGACAAGCCGGTGTTGATCCTGGCGCCGAAGCCACTCATCTGGCAGTGGCAGGGTGAGCTGAACACGCTGCTCGACATGCCCTCGGCGGTCTGGGACGGGCGCGGCTGGGTGGACGAGAACGGCATCGAGTATCCGAGCGCCGGCCCGGAATCCATCCGCAAGTGTCCGCGGCGTGTCGGTATCGTCTCCACCGGCCTCATCGTCGCGGGCTCGGAGATCCGGGACTGGCTCCTCAACGGCAGATACGCGTGCGTAATCCTCGACGAGGCGCACCGCGCGCGGCGGCGCAACCTGGGGCCTGGCAAGGAATACGATCCGGCCGAGCCGAATAACCTGCTGCGCTTTCTCTGGGACATCTCGCCACGCACGCGCAGTCTGCTGCTGGCGACCGCGACACCGGTGCAGATCCATCCCATCGAGGCGTGGGACCTGTTGGATGCACTCGCGCGCGGGTCCGACGCGGTCTTGGGCGGCTACGGCAGCCCATGGCGTCAACCGCGCCATGCCTTGGGGCTGCTGTTGGGTCGCGAGGAGCCGCCGACCGAGGATGCCGATCGGTGGGCCTGGATGCGCAACCCACTGCCGCCCGCAGCCGAGGGACCGGACTACAGTGCGCTGCGCCGGGCGCTGCGTCTCTCCGATGCCGACCTCATGGCGACCGGAGGCAGCTTCGATCGGTTACGCCCGCCGGACCGCGCGCGGGTCCGGCGTCTCTTCCCACGCTTCCTCGAGCAGTCCAATCCCTTCATCCGGCATATCGTGCTGCGGACCCGCGAGTACCTGGAAACCACTATCGATCCGGAATCGGGCGAACCCTTCCTGAAGCCGGTCGAGGTCCGACTGCATGGCGAGCGCGACGAGGACGCCATCGCCTTGCCGCCCTTCCTCGAAGATGCCTATCACCTTGCCGAAGCATTCTGCGGACTGCTCGCCGAACGGGCCAACGCCGGTTTCTTTCGCACCCTCCTGCTGCGGCGTGTCGGCAGCACGATCGAGGCCGGACGCCGCACCGTTGAGAAGCTCCTGACCGAGTGGGCCACGCTGGACGAGGATGAAGACGACGAGGACACGCTGAGTCAGTTACGCACCCTGACGTCGGCCGAGCGCGCCCTCTTGCAGCGATTCCTCAAGGCATTGGAGGCAAACCAGGAACGCGACCCCAAATACCGGATCGTGCGTTCGCTGCTGCTCGAGCAGGGCTGGCGCGAGCTCGGCTGCATCATCTTCAGCCAGTATTTCGATTCGGTCATCTGGCTCGCCAACCAGCTCACCGCGGAGATCCCCGAGGAAGAGATCGGCATCTACGCGGGCGCCCGGCGCTCGGGGATCATGCACAAAGGCGTCTTCACGGGTGCTGCGCGTGAGCTGATCAAGGAGCGTGTGCGCACCGGCGAGATCCGCGTGCTGATCGGCACCGACGCGGCCTCCGAGGGTCTCAATCTGCAGCGGCTCGGAACCCTGATCAATCTGGACCTGCCCTGGAATCCGTCGCGTCTGGAGCAGCGCAAAGGCCGCATCCAGCGCATCGGTCAGCTCCGCGACACCGTGGATGTCTACAACATGCGCTATGCCGGGTCCGTCGAGGATCGCGTCCATGAGCTGCTTTCGGAGCGGTTGGAGAACATCGCCAACCTGTTCGGACAGATCCCGGACATCCTGGAGGATGTCTGGATCGACATTGCACTCGGTGAGATCGATCGGGCGAAGCGGACCATCGACGCGGTTCCCAAGCAGCATCCGTTCGAGCTGCGGTATCACCGGGTCGAAAAGGTCGATTGGGAAAGCTGCTCTCGGGTGCTGGATACGGACGTGCGGAAACGGTTTTTAATGACCGGGTGGAGCACGTGA
- a CDS encoding H-NS family nucleoid-associated regulatory protein gives MNDAGSATDSKQGGIDLSTLSDKALEALVPKIQQELAQRRVRQTKEALEKMQEIAKSVGITPEELLGS, from the coding sequence GTGAACGATGCCGGTAGTGCTACAGATTCCAAGCAGGGCGGGATCGACCTCTCCACGCTCTCCGACAAGGCACTCGAAGCACTGGTGCCCAAGATCCAGCAGGAGCTCGCGCAACGGCGGGTGCGGCAGACGAAGGAGGCCCTGGAGAAGATGCAAGAGATTGCTAAGTCGGTCGGCATTACGCCGGAGGAACTTCTGGGATCCTGA
- a CDS encoding metallophosphoesterase, translating into MIAGPAEDQPITPELLTDPYLQRPTDDSVEIVWVTEFPGRRHWLLYGADVAEVAVEDLVRLSEGPRSTVGAARAVRVSEARTIRLSRMREDTDSRPPADAPNGPVVRPLWRHAARAEGLRPGERVPYRVLSLDDAGRPVLSAVFTLAPKPLPGQAVKILLTSDHQTLPMTPANLQKVEETVGRVDAVFVVGDLVNHPDRASQWFDDARGTAFFPALQGRASAIIEDQDGRETRYRGGRLIQYAPLYTVIGNHEVMGRSLPGRGLAYEFNAAVPRTVAETAYERRAGEINPSGDPEIRARWIKDNSFNLDSYLELFTLPADSPGGETYWAETFGDIRVVGLYVTQIWRTPKLDADRPGRYREVDPLPDDPLDQGWGQHIFERIDRSSDQLAWLERELASPAFRNAKYRVVLMHHPIHGLGANSSPPFTDPVRIEERDTNGVLTDVRYEYPRSEDHLIRDLKPLLRRAGVQLVVNGHSHLWNRFFDRGVHYLETSNVGNSFGAFHALGGQTRPVPPPPWDPANATSRGDPNGLEPIPPSIDPETDGDRVLPYIASNRLTLFSILDTADGSVTSYAFDTGNPGSEVRTVDRFILKP; encoded by the coding sequence ATGATCGCCGGACCCGCCGAGGATCAGCCCATCACTCCCGAGCTCCTCACCGACCCCTATCTGCAGCGCCCGACCGACGACTCGGTCGAGATCGTCTGGGTCACCGAGTTCCCGGGTCGTCGCCACTGGCTCCTTTACGGTGCCGACGTCGCGGAAGTCGCGGTAGAAGACCTTGTTCGCCTCTCTGAAGGCCCGCGCAGCACCGTCGGCGCCGCGCGCGCCGTTCGGGTGTCCGAGGCCCGGACCATTCGACTCTCGCGCATGCGCGAGGACACTGATTCTCGTCCCCCGGCGGATGCGCCGAACGGCCCCGTCGTACGACCGCTCTGGCGGCATGCCGCGCGGGCAGAGGGTCTTCGGCCGGGCGAGCGGGTGCCCTACCGCGTGCTGAGTCTCGACGACGCGGGTCGCCCGGTCCTGAGCGCTGTCTTCACGCTCGCGCCCAAGCCGCTGCCCGGTCAAGCCGTGAAGATCCTGCTGACGTCGGATCACCAAACACTCCCCATGACCCCCGCCAACCTTCAAAAGGTCGAGGAGACGGTCGGGCGGGTCGATGCCGTATTCGTCGTCGGCGACCTGGTCAATCATCCGGATCGTGCCTCCCAGTGGTTCGACGATGCCCGCGGGACCGCCTTCTTCCCGGCCCTGCAGGGTCGCGCCTCGGCGATCATCGAAGACCAAGACGGACGCGAGACCCGCTATCGCGGCGGGCGCCTGATCCAATATGCGCCGCTCTACACGGTCATCGGCAACCACGAGGTCATGGGCCGGTCGCTGCCCGGCCGGGGTCTCGCCTACGAATTCAACGCGGCGGTGCCGCGCACGGTCGCCGAAACGGCCTACGAAAGGCGTGCCGGAGAGATCAATCCGAGCGGCGATCCGGAGATCCGCGCGCGCTGGATCAAAGACAACAGCTTCAACCTCGACAGCTATCTGGAGCTCTTTACGCTACCGGCCGACTCGCCCGGCGGCGAGACCTATTGGGCCGAGACCTTCGGCGACATCCGCGTCGTCGGGCTCTACGTCACCCAGATCTGGCGCACGCCCAAGCTGGACGCCGATCGCCCGGGCCGCTATCGGGAGGTCGATCCGCTCCCGGACGACCCGCTCGACCAAGGCTGGGGGCAGCACATCTTCGAGCGGATCGATCGCAGCAGCGACCAGCTCGCGTGGCTCGAGCGCGAGCTGGCGAGTCCCGCATTCCGCAACGCCAAGTACCGCGTCGTCCTGATGCATCACCCCATCCACGGCTTAGGCGCCAACAGCTCGCCCCCCTTTACCGATCCGGTGCGTATCGAAGAGCGCGACACGAACGGGGTACTCACGGACGTGCGCTACGAATACCCGCGTTCGGAGGATCATCTGATCCGGGATCTCAAGCCGTTGCTTCGACGGGCAGGCGTGCAGCTGGTCGTCAACGGACACTCGCACCTGTGGAACCGCTTCTTCGATCGCGGGGTGCATTACCTCGAAACCTCGAATGTCGGCAACAGCTTCGGGGCCTTCCATGCGCTCGGCGGCCAAACGCGTCCGGTGCCGCCGCCGCCCTGGGACCCTGCGAACGCCACCTCTCGGGGCGACCCGAACGGGCTCGAGCCCATCCCGCCGAGCATCGACCCCGAAACCGACGGCGACCGGGTTCTGCCTTACATCGCGAGCAATCGGCTGACACTTTTCTCGATCCTCGACACCGCCGACGGGTCGGTCACCAGCTATGCCTTCGACACCGGCAATCCCGGTTCGGAGGTTCGGACGGTGGACCGATTCATTCTGAAGCCATAA
- a CDS encoding Uma2 family endonuclease, which produces MEAHKPATVAELLACPDERVELIGGEIVRRPMARGEHAMVQGATHDELSPFQRKDGPGGWWIATEISVAYVAQECPSHDLAGWRKEPSPKRPRGVVELTPDWVCEIVSPGHERKDTLTLFLPLQRHRVPFYWLIWPESRTLDRLPARRRARPRHRHHYRAHSRARPPVRCLRDGPELRLRRIAAASKSTGSPFMDPPPAGWGA; this is translated from the coding sequence ATGGAGGCCCACAAGCCGGCAACCGTCGCCGAACTGCTCGCATGTCCGGATGAGCGGGTGGAACTGATCGGCGGGGAGATCGTTCGCCGGCCGATGGCGCGCGGTGAGCACGCGATGGTCCAGGGCGCCACGCACGACGAGCTGAGCCCGTTCCAGCGCAAGGACGGCCCCGGCGGCTGGTGGATCGCCACCGAGATCAGCGTCGCCTACGTGGCGCAAGAATGCCCGAGCCATGATCTTGCCGGCTGGCGCAAGGAGCCTAGCCCCAAGCGTCCGCGCGGTGTCGTCGAGCTGACGCCGGACTGGGTCTGCGAGATCGTCTCGCCCGGCCACGAGCGCAAGGACACCCTGACCTTATTCCTGCCTCTGCAACGCCACCGCGTGCCGTTCTACTGGCTGATCTGGCCGGAGAGCCGCACCCTTGATCGCCTACCAGCTCGACGGCGAGCACGACCGCGTCATCGCCACCATTACCGAGCCCACTCGCGTGCGCGTCCCCCCGTTCGATGCCTTCGAGATGGACCTGAGCTACGTCTTCGGCGAATAGCCGCCGCGTCCAAATCGACGGGGTCGCCTTTCATGGATCCCCCGCCGGCAGGCTGGGGTGCGTAG
- a CDS encoding transposase, with translation MAPGTRFFTDEYDIYARLPAWGYDHHSVCHSRGEYARDDDGDGFHEVHVNTMEGVWSLLRSWLRPHRGISQESLPVYPSFFQFVHNARVRGKGLLNSLLAALLG, from the coding sequence GTGGCCCCGGGAACGCGGTTCTTCACCGACGAATACGACATCTACGCCCGCTTGCCGGCGTGGGGCTACGATCATCACAGCGTCTGTCACAGTCGCGGCGAGTATGCGCGCGACGATGACGGAGACGGTTTCCACGAGGTCCACGTCAACACCATGGAAGGCGTCTGGTCGTTGCTGCGGTCGTGGTTGCGGCCCCACCGCGGCATTTCACAGGAGAGCTTGCCCGTGTACCCGAGCTTCTTTCAGTTCGTCCACAATGCTCGTGTCCGAGGCAAGGGCCTGTTGAACTCACTGCTGGCGGCGCTCCTGGGCTAA